GACAAAGCAAAGCAGAAGAAAATTCACTGGAGACTTCAAGGCGAAAGTAGTCATGGAAGCCTTAAAAGAGCGTAGTACAGTTGAAGAACTAGCTAAGAAGTATGATTTGCATCCCACACAAATCAATACATGGAAACGAGAGGCGGCAGCCAAACTTGCCAGTGCGTTTGATTCAGAATCTGGAAACAAACAACAGGAACAACAAGCTGATCAACTGGAGAAATTGTATGCACAGATAGGTCAGCTTAAAGTTGAGAATGACTTCCTGAAAAAAAAATTGTAACCAGGTCATTATCCAGCCGTCGTTCCATGCTTGAACCAAATCATCCATACCTTAGTATTCGCCGTCAATGTGAGCTTTTAAAGCTGCACAGGAGTGGTTTGTATTATGTTCCTGTATCGGAGACAAGCGAGAACCTGGAAATAATGCGCATTCTTGACGCGCAATACTTTCTGACACCTTTCTATGGGGAACGTCGATTGATGGCTTTATTGCGTCTAAAAGGGTATAATATTAACAGAAAGAGAATAAGACGTCTGATGAAATTGGTAAACTGGAACACACTATTCCAGGAACCCAACACCAGTAAGCCGGATAAATCTCACAAAATATATCCTTACCTGCTCAAAGGCATCGATATCAATAAAGCTAACCAGGTTTGGTGTTGCGACATTACATATATTCCGATGAAAAAGGGCTTCATGTATTTATGCGCCATTATTGATGTACATACCCGCTACGTAGTCAACTGGGGCATAAGTAATACCATGAATGCAGAGTGGTGCAGAGATATTGCAGATGTTGCAATTTTGAAACACGGTAAGCCGGAAATATTTAATACAGATCAGGGCAGTCAGTTCACCAGCGAAGTGTTTACCGGTCTGTTAAAAGAACATGAAATCAAAATAAGCATGGACGGGAAAGGTCGGGCACTGGATAATATATGGATCGAACGACTGTGGAGGAGTGTTAAATATGAGCACATTTACCTGAACGTACACGAAGATGGTCTTTCGCTCTATCAGGGACTGAAAGGATATTTTAATTTTTATAATCGTACGCGTGTGCATCAATCATTGGATTATTCAACCCCAATAGAAGCCTATATGGCCAAAGCCGCATAATCCCCTGCCGGGGGCTTGTGCCAAATGATTCACAGGGCAAAGCCCAGTAAATCATTTAACACTTAAAAGCTTAAAAGGAACGATTACCGGTCCTAAGACTGGGGACCACCATATTCCCTGCCTTCGCAAATACTCGAACGTTGGCTGTAATTAGGGTTTGCTGATATAATGATAGAATATTGTTAATCAACATAATATGGCTTGTTTTTTGCTATAGAAGTGTTTGTATATTGAAAGATTCATCTCCAAAACCGTGCAGCAATGATACGTTACACTCCTGCAAATCAGGAACAGTCATGCTAGATGCGACAGTGTCAGAGCAACAGATCGAATATCCAACAGATATCAAATTATTAAATGAGGGGTGCCGTCAATTGGAAAGGATGATAGAGCGGGGATGTCAGGTAGCAGAACTGTTGATGCCGCGAATGTATCGGAGAATTGCGAGGAAGCAATATTTGAACATTGCCAAAAAAAGAACAAAAGCAAACGAAATGCTTACGTTCGGCGCGACGTAGTTCTGCTTTCAATCGCTCATTTTCCGATAATAAGTCTTGTTGGCCTGATACCTCGTTGCCGCCCTCTCCGGGCGTTTGCCGGACGACCTTCTCTGCATTCTTCCATTGATAGACCAGGTTCTCCCCAATACCCATGGATTGAGCTACATCAGAAACAGAACGTCCAGAGGATACCATTTTGATCACTTCTGCCTTGAAGGTGGCATCATGCTTCCTGCGCGTCTTTTTTTGTCTTTTTTCGTTGTCATTGCTTCGTAAAGTTAAGCAAATTGACTGTCCGGTTTTACTGGTGCATCTCATACTACGCTATAATCAGCTTTGCAATACGATCCTACCTAACATCGTAAATTTTCGTTACTTAATGTTCTAAAGTATATACCGAGTCACTATAAATAGACTCGATTTCATTCCCATAAAGTAGAAATCCTGTAATATTTAAAGGGGATACTTTTAGTAATTTTTTTTCTTGTAAAATAAATTTCTCTCTCATTTCCATTAACAATCGGCCGAGGGCATTCTGCCCAATTAATTCATTGTTATATCCATTCTTTGAGGCACCCCAAAATTGATCCTTTGTTGAAAATTCAACAATAGACTTGGTGCCTGTTTGTTTTAGTAACTCGCTGAATTTATCCCAGTTTTGGCACAGCTTAACTTCTAGACACCAACGCATAACTTTTATCTTAATCTGCTCCCAATCTTGTCTAGATCTTTCAAGATGTTTTTTGCTAATCATTTTAGCCGTCATCGGACTATTTTGAGATATTATCTCATATTGAATGTCTGGAAATAGGGAAAACCTCATCGCCT
This window of the Chitinophaga sancti genome carries:
- a CDS encoding transposase yields the protein MTKQSRRKFTGDFKAKVVMEALKERSTVEELAKKYDLHPTQINTWKREAAAKLASAFDSESGNKQQEQQADQLEKLYAQIGQLKVENDFLKKKL
- a CDS encoding IS3 family transposase, which encodes MLEPNHPYLSIRRQCELLKLHRSGLYYVPVSETSENLEIMRILDAQYFLTPFYGERRLMALLRLKGYNINRKRIRRLMKLVNWNTLFQEPNTSKPDKSHKIYPYLLKGIDINKANQVWCCDITYIPMKKGFMYLCAIIDVHTRYVVNWGISNTMNAEWCRDIADVAILKHGKPEIFNTDQGSQFTSEVFTGLLKEHEIKISMDGKGRALDNIWIERLWRSVKYEHIYLNVHEDGLSLYQGLKGYFNFYNRTRVHQSLDYSTPIEAYMAKAA
- a CDS encoding transposase — its product is MRCTSKTGQSICLTLRSNDNEKRQKKTRRKHDATFKAEVIKMVSSGRSVSDVAQSMGIGENLVYQWKNAEKVVRQTPGEGGNEVSGQQDLLSENERLKAELRRAERKHFVCFCSFFGNVQILLPRNSPIHSRHQQFCYLTSPLYHPFQLTAPLI
- a CDS encoding NADAR family protein gives rise to the protein MMQRDITNFRTYIISESVVFSKTNEAFGGLSNMAPGFPLFVNDNIVSNSEMLYQAMRFSLFPDIQYEIISQNSPMTAKMISKKHLERSRQDWEQIKIKVMRWCLEVKLCQNWDKFSELLKQTGTKSIVEFSTKDQFWGASKNGYNNELIGQNALGRLLMEMREKFILQEKKLLKVSPLNITGFLLYGNEIESIYSDSVYTLEH